In the Pectinophora gossypiella chromosome 27, ilPecGoss1.1, whole genome shotgun sequence genome, tatgCGATGTTAAAATACGTTGAAACTATATTATCATAACAGAAACTCttgtggccctgaaaagggccttttgAAGCGTAAAGACAAACAAGACACGCGCACGGTGGGAAGTGCGCGCGTCGTCGGTCTTTGGCgctgtgtgtgcgtgcgcgtgtaTTTTAGGCGCGTTCCCCGCGGATTCTGCGAGCGAGCTGAATGTCCTTTGGCATGATGGTGACGCGCTTCGCGTGGATAGCGCAAAGGTTGGTGTCTTCGAAGAGACCGACGAGGTATGCCTCGCTCGCCTCCTGGAGGGCCATCACAGCGGAGCTCTGGAAACGGAGATCAGTCTTGAAATCTTGAGCGATCTCACGCACCAAACGCTGGAACGGCAGCTTGCGGATCAGCAATTCGGTACTCTTCTGGTAACGACGGATCTCACGGAGGGCGACGGTGCCGGGCCTGTAGCGATGGGGCTTCTTGACACCACCGGTTGCTGGTGCGCTCTTACGAGCCGCCTTGGTGGCGAGTTGTTTACGCGGCGCCTTACCACCGGTCGATTTACGAGCTGTCTGCTTGGTACGGGCCATCTTTTAGTCGCGCGCGCGAACGAGAACCTGCAACGTCAACGTACGAGAGTTTACTGAATAGTTCACTATTCCCCTACcttcttttatatatagtataatggaCCGTTCGCGGGCGGGTGGAGAGGGGGGGCGCGGGGAGAGGACTCCGAAACGACAACAGCGCCACCTgaagtttatattataaattattattcgtgATAGTggtgcattttgttttttcttttatatactcataggtacatttctttatgatcatcataattatgcgtgtgtaaataaatatttccactTATGTACATAAGTTGATTTGACTTactaaacaacaaacaaaattccTACATCACCATTATTCTAATGTCGtagttaattttaacttaatttttcaatttactttctaCCGTGTCTTACGTTATttgaaattacttacataacataacaacattattaattatattatatcgatTGTGGATCATCattgaaacataatattttatatattgaacgagtttgtggccctgaaaagggccttttgTACGTTTGGCGCGAACACACACGCACGGCAGATTGTTTTAGTCGTCTGCCTGTGTATGTAGTCGGTCGGTGGACGCTTCACTTGGAGCTGGTGTACTTGGTTACGGCCTTGGTGCCCTCGGATACTGCGTGCTTGGCGAGCTCACCGGGCAGAAGGAGCCTCACGGAGGTCTGCACCTCCCTCGATGTGATAGTTGAACGCTTGTTGTAGTGAGCGAGACGCGATGCTTCGGCGGCGATACGCTCGAAGATGTCGTTCACGAACGAGTTCATGATGGACATGGCCTTGCTAGAGATACCGGTGTCGGGGTGTACTTGTTTCAACACCTTGTAGATGTAAATGGCGTAGCTCTCCTTCCTCTTgtgcttcttctttttcttgtcaGACTTGGAGATGTTCTTCTGGGCTTTGCCAGATTTCTTAGCTGCCTTTCCGCTTGTCTTGGGTGGCATTTCGACTAATGAACGAGTAAACTGAGAGCGTGTGCGTTATACGATAGACTCGGGACGAGACGTGTGCGCGCCGGTCGAAAAAATCGAACCTACATCAAGTTTTCGGTACGCTACTAGCGGGCTTTGCGCGCATTAAACGGACCAATCGCGTCCCTCGGTGGTAATAAAGCGGGACGGGTAGATTCGCTATCGCCGCTATACACCGCGACCGACTCTGACACCACCCCCCCACACATACGtaatacgtaatatttttatttattttttgaaacgtTTACTTATACGtagattttgtattatattatatttttcactttagattatctttaatgacaataatttgatttgattcaattaTATAGTTCAAAAACAGTCAAATTGTTAAAATGACGACGAGTCTGTGTGTCTGCTCACCCCTTTTCGGGGTTCGTTGGTACATACGTGTACGTGATGACATGTTATTTATTCACcataattattaggtattgCACTAATATCGTAATTGCTtgctaatatgtatgtatgtaagttatgtaattattaatattatgtcaaAAGTACACATATATCGACGATTGTTTTAACCGTTAGaaacttttttatgattattgaacaattttgtggccctgaaaagggcctttttaacGTTGGGGTCCCGTCCCCTCGTCGTCGTCGTAGTAGATAGAGAGAGGGAGAGGGCCGCTTCGAGGTTGGTTCGGACGCGCTTAAGCCTTCTTCTCGGTCTTCTTGGGAAGGAGCACCGCTTGGATGTTGGGCAGCACACCACCCTGGGCGATGGTAACGCCAGACAGGAGCTTGTTCAACTCCTCGTCATTCCTGATCGCCAGCTGCAAGTGTCTCGGTATGATTCTGGTCTTCTTGTTGTCGCGTGCGGCGTTACCGGCCAACTCGAGAACTTCGGCGGCCAGGTATTCCATCACGGCGGCGAGATACACCGGAGCACCGGCACCGACGCGCTCGGCGTAATTTCCCTTGCGGAGCAGCCTGTGAATACGACCCACGGGGAACTGTAGACCGGCACGGTTGGAACGGGACTTGACCTTGCCCTTTACTTTACCACCTTTGCCGCGACCGGACATGATTGAGATAGATTTAACttgaaacacacacaaaaaacactATTGCGACACCGCGCAATAGTCGACCGCAACGTACGAAGTCAGTGGGTATAATAAAAACGTCGGTTGCTtcttcttctcgtcgcgggcgaagcccgcggcGGGGAGACGTCCTCGGGGCTATGCCCCCTTGACGTGGCCTCAGTCGCCGCCCGCagaaacgggcgtggcacgtgggtgggacacggcgggcgatgatcgcccctccgtgagcccgatggtgAGTCTTGTCCGaggtgccgccagcgaggtcgagcccaccgggtggttccccgttgggggaggcccagtgagcgcccgtcagctggcggtggtgtcaatccggtgaagctgctccgtcgccggggcagctggtgtcgagtcggctggagggggggagaggactgcttccactgccactggaagcgtcaactcatcccccggggggtggccacgatcctaactactcgacggggagtagtggatgtgggcagccccggtccagtccgatgAAAGtggtcagtgcccaccggtgagttggcccagcagtgaagccaggcctcccacgatgatgggcacagggTCGTTCCGGGATCGTATGGCAGCCAGTACGTTGTGGAGCagctggatagtctgctccagTACTTCCAGCTTCTCGCTGGAGGGGGCTGGTGGTATCTCCGCGCggggcttcgccttcttccccttggtaggggcggcgaccgcttggtTCGGCGTCGGAGTTGGCGCTGGCTGCTGCTCGACGATGGTGGTGGCAGTGGGGGCCGGTTTTGCCCTCTTGCGGATGCGCTTAGGCTTCTGCGGCTTGGGCCCGgctgggccgttcgccgcggccataagcgagctccgcgcggtCGGCTCGATGTTGGGGTCCACTGTGGAGGCTGCTGGTGGGATAGCTCCTCTCGCGCCGGTCATGGGCGCCGCACCCGCCTTGGTGTTACGCAGCTCGCGTAACTTGACCGGGCAGGAAGAGCTATTCGCCGGGTGTGTTCCCCCGCAGTTCACGCAGGTTGCCGGAACTTCCCGGGGGCGCTGGCACTCCTTGGCCGTATGGTTTTCACCACAACGGACACAGGCGGCAGGGCGGTGGCAGTTATGGCTGCTATGCCGGAActgctggcagcggtggcaCTGCGCTGCTCCTCTTCGTCCCCTCCACGCCTCGACCTTGACGCCGGGCATGCAGAGGAGCTCGGAGACCTCGTAGATCCGCTGGAAACCCAGCGTCCTGCGGATCTCCGCGAAGAAGAGGCAGCCTGTCCTTCCCTCGCGagcctggatggggcggatgTATTGGGGGTCGAAGCCGCGGGCGCGCAGCTCCTCCTCCAACTCAGCAACATCGGTGTCCATGGGCAGGCCACGGATGGCCAGCTTCAGTGAGCGCTCCGCCGGTGGGGCGTACGCaaaccaggagagtcccgtggctctctccagggtggtgaggtaccgctggtagagccggaactcttcctcggtcctcgccaggaagcggacgcccttcccgtacgggcgcgcgttggggatGTGGCCCAGCAACTCCCGCAGCTTGCGGAGGTGGTGGGGCCAGTCAGGCAGCCGGTCGACCACGATGGGCGGGAGCTTCTTGCTCGCGGGTGCGAGCGGCGGCTGGGGTCGCGCGGGCTTTGGCGACGGTGTAGGCGCCGTCCGGAGCGACGGGCGCggaggcgcgtgcggcggcgactCCGGGTTGGTGTTGAgcaccgccgcgtatgagcgtGGCGGTGTTGTCTCCATGACCGGTTGGGGCGTGGAGAGCGGCGAGAACGGGTTTGTTGCCGCGTATTGGCGCGGCggtgttgtctccatgtccaacAGGGGCATGGAGAGTGCTGCGGGCGGCGTGGTCCTCACCACGGGCCGCGGTGGGATACGTTCGGGCGGCGTTGTGGTCCTCTTTTCCGCGGCTCCTGCTCCCGGAAGTCGGGGCAGGGGCATCGGGAACGGGGACAATCGGAGGCCTGTGTCGATGAGACGCGGCGGAGGCGGTGGTATATTAGCGGCGAACGGCGTCGTGACGGCGCGGGTGCGCACGAAAGTGCGCGCCCGGCGCTTCACTACGCCGGCAGTTGGGGGAGCCATACCTGGCTGCTCACCCCGTTGAGCTGTCTCAGCGCGAAGCCAAGCGGTCCGCCTGGCAGAGCACGCGCTACcactccctccccggtgagacccgctggtgggaggccgggggttgGTAGGAGCGGTAGCGGTGGTACCGTTTGGAGCCGCGGGATTAGGagggtattttaataaaataccccCCCCTGCTTCTTCTCGTCTAGGGTCGCAGTGTAGGTGGACGGAGAAACGGCTTCCGAGCGCTTGATAAGACAGAGCGATCCATAAGACAGAGCgatccgaaaaaaaaaaaaaaaaaaaaaaaaaaaaaaaaaaaaaaacgtcggCCGTATAGCCGGACATTTATATAGAAAACGCGAGTGTCACAAATAGTGGGGTCTGCGCGCAGTTAGAGCGAGACAAAACGCGAATGAACGACGTGATGCGCGCGCAGCAAGCAAGCAAGGAAGGAAGGCAGTCGGGCAGTCGGGCGGGTGGGTGCGTTCGCGGGCGGGCGGGGTGTGTTTCACCCGTTTGAGAGAGAGAAATTGAAAATTTGAGCGATTAGTATGAATCACTAATGAAGTTAATTAACCGATGATATTACGTTgtgtatcttaataaataattaagataatattatgtatgtataatatattatggtagAATGAGAGCAAtcttttatataggtaggtatatacctagCCTAGGTGTGTTATTATAggtgttgtaatatttttttaattcgcgCAGCATCCGCTAGTTGCAGTATcgaaaaatacgtaaatattatgGATGATTATGATCTATTATTACCTATAATCTATTGATTCATTGTACGTGTTGTATTGTTTGGTGAAGtgaggttatttttaaaatttacctaTATGGTGTGTTTTTTATCGGTAGAGAGGAGGTTAGGTAGGTGGtaaattttgttgtatttttttttttttttttttcatatcgaTGTAGAATAGTATGAAACCGTATATAAGAGTATCGGAACAATTTGTTAGCCCTGAAAAGGGCTTTTTGTTGCGCGTTGCTTTAAAAGCGCGCGCGCGGCTgtttgctgctgctgctgctggtgcggcggcggctgcggcgatGGCGGCGCGTTTACTTCTTGGACGCTTTCTTCGCTGCGGCGGCCTTAGATTTAGGCGTAGCGGCGGCCTTCTTGGGTTTCGGCGCCTTCGGTTTCTTCGTGGGCGGCTTGGCGGTCTTCTTTGCTTTCGGTGCGGCGGCGCTCTTCGCCTTTGCGGGAGCGGCGGCCCTCTTGGCCGCGGCGGGCTTCTTCTTGGCGGCGGCCGCCTTCTTGTCcttggtggcggcggcggcggcggacgaTTTAGCCTTGGCCGGCGAGGAAGCGGCCGGTTTCTTGGCCTTCTTGGGCGAGGCGGCCGCGGCGGCTGCCTTCTTCGGTTTAGCGGCGGGCTTGGCGCCCGCAGCCTTGCTGGACGCCGGCTTCTTGCCGGAGGAGGACTTTGATTCCAACTTGAACGAACCGGACGCACCTTTGCCCTTGGTCTGGATCAGGGCGCCGGATTCGACGGCGCTCTTCAGATATTTCCTGATGAACGGAGCCAATTTCTCAGCGTCGACCTTGTACTGGGCGGCGATGTATTTCTTGATCGCCTGCAGGCTGGACCCGCTTCGTTCTTTCAACTCtttaatggcgttgtttaccatTTCAGATGTCTTCGGGTGGGTCGGCTTCGCCTTCGGCTTCTTAgcaccggcgccggcggcggacgCCTTCGGCTTCTTCGCGGGCGTCGTCGGTGCGGGAGCCTCGGATGCGACTGCTGTATCGGCCATTTTCgcaatattaaagtaagtaagtaactaacttTTAATAACACTGTGTGTACTGTACGAGTTGTATGTATGAAACTTCGTGCGTGCGCCCGGTACAGGTGGCGCCACAGACCCCACGAGCGGAGCAATACTGTAAGGAGAGCCGCTGTGTCGCGAGACGTTTTCTCGTATGATAACTTCCAACTTTTCACTTACACGTATCGATGAATATCGATAAaactaattatatataaatatttgtgactaaatatacgtatattgatattatttttgagttctaccaactgtttaaattttatttaaacgtgTAAACGTATCGAATACGGCGATAAAAGCGTTTATATTCACCTTTGGTGTCGTCGCTCACCTAGTGTCCACttcaaaagttatttttctCTATAAAAATTAACGCGTCGGTGTCTAATGTTCGATAATTCAACGCCTAGGTTCCCGACCTTCTATACGATAACAATATATTGCATATTTCCAATgattttgacgatttttaacGTGTAAATGTTG is a window encoding:
- the LOC126378660 gene encoding histone H3-like isoform X1, producing the protein MARTKQTARKSTGGKAPRKQLATKAARKSAPATGGVKKPHRYRPGTVALREIRRYQKSTELLIRKLPFQRLVREIAQDFKTDLRFQSSAVMALQEASEAYLVGLFEDTNLCAIIIMTGRGKGGKGLGKGGAKRHRKVLRDNIQGITKPAIRRLARRGGVKRISGLIYEETRGVLKVFLENVIRDAVTYTEHAKRKTVTAMDVVYALKRQGRTLYGFGG
- the LOC126378680 gene encoding histone H2A; its protein translation is MSGRGKGGKVKGKVKSRSNRAGLQFPVGRIHRLLRKGNYAERVGAGAPVYLAAVMEYLAAEVLELAGNAARDNKKTRIIPRHLQLAIRNDEELNKLLSGVTIAQGGVLPNIQAVLLPKKTEKKA
- the LOC126378760 gene encoding uncharacterized protein LOC126378760, giving the protein MAPPTAGVVKRRARTFVRTRAVTTPFAANIPPPPPRLIDTGLRLSPFPMPLPRLPGAGAAEKRTTTPPERIPPRPVVRTTPPAALSMPLLDMETTPPRQYAATNPFSPLSTPQPVMETTPPRSYAAVLNTNPESPPHAPPRPSLRTAPTPSPKPARPQPPLAPASKKLPPIVVDRLPDWPHHLRKLRELLGHIPNARPATGLSWFAYAPPAERSLKLAIRGLPMDTDVAELEEELRARGFDPQYIRPIQAREGRTGCLFFAEIRRTLGFQRIYEVSELLCMPGVKVEAWRGRRGAAQCHRCQQFRHSSHNCHRPAACVRCGENHTAKECQRPREVPATCVNCGGTHPANSSSCPVKLRELRNTKAGAAPMTGARGAIPPAASTVDPNIEPTARSSLMAAANGPAGPKPQKPKRIRKRAKPAPTATTIVEQQPAPTPTPNQAVAAPTKGKKAKPRAEIPPAPSSEKLEVLEQTIQLLHNPRGRLPAAGFARDEKKKQPTFLLYPLTSYVAVDYCAVSQ
- the LOC126378659 gene encoding histone H1B-like, with amino-acid sequence MADTAVASEAPAPTTPAKKPKASAAGAGAKKPKAKPTHPKTSEMVNNAIKELKERSGSSLQAIKKYIAAQYKVDAEKLAPFIRKYLKSAVESGALIQTKGKGASGSFKLESKSSSGKKPASSKAAGAKPAAKPKKAAAAAASPKKAKKPAASSPAKAKSSAAAAATKDKKAAAAKKKPAAAKRAAAPAKAKSAAAPKAKKTAKPPTKKPKAPKPKKAAATPKSKAAAAKKASKK